ACCACAATTAATGGCTACATACTTCGTATTTTATACAAACAATTTGCTAATTTTGGAAGTGGCCTTATGGCCGATTCGATCTGTATagcaagaaaaggaaaaagaatggGCGAGTTGCTTTTCAATAAAGGTACATATGTTCTTTAGTTTATGAATTTTGTTTTAGTAAATCTGATGGTAAAATAAGAGTTATAAATTGAACAAGTCTTGAAATGTTAACGCAtcaattacattttattttaacaacCCATCAATTGTTGGCCAATATGGTATATTACGTTGCTCGCGATTAAATAAACATGTATTTCTAAAGTGATCGCTATGTACAACTAACGTCAAGTAAATAGATGTTTATGCAACAATACCTCACATCTATTGAATGATCCTAACATGCCTTTGTGTAACTAATCAATACATAGAGTAGATGCTAGACTTGGAATTTTAACGGTTGCTACAGTGATTTTTGGAGACTTAAATTCAGTGAGAAACGAAATGGAAAGGCGAGAGAAATGATTGAATCGTCAATGTTCGCTATAGGTTACAACTAGTTTTGGATCCCACATAAAACGCAGGTCTGTTTAATAAAATTGCTTCAAGTATATCcattcatattttaaaaaattaacattagAATAAGAGGTTATATGTTTTTGTAGGAGCTATCGGGTATGTTTAGCAAATTAGCTGTTGGTAGCttttagggtatgtttggtaaaATGAGCTGTAGCTAGTAGCTGTAGCTTTTAGTTGGAACTCTTAGCTGTAgcttatatttttaaaagtgtttggtaTAATAAATGTAGCTGCAATTTTAAGAGgcatttatgtaatttttagTATACATCCCAAATAGCAAAATCATAAACcacttatattattatcaaaacTTTTATAACATATTACATTACATTTCTTGAATCTATAAATCCTCTTTTAAATTTTCAGCCAAAATCTATTTGgacattttcataaaaaaaaaaaataaaaataaaataaaacagcCCAACGTCATAAACCCAATATGTAGATGTTTCTATTAGTATCCTGCATATAGAAGaaataagagagaaaaaatCAGACGGGATAGTATTACTTACTCTAATAAAAGAATAGGTTGTGAACaatgttttttgtctttttgtgcCAACAAACATTGCTAGCTTATATGGTAAAACATTCTTCCTTATATGTTAAAGGTTGTTGGTTCGAATCTTGTCAAcacctatattttttttttatcttttcttctcACTTTTTGAAATTACATAAAACCCCCTTATTTTTTGGGGAATGTTTACCAACAGACcccttttacttttttcttatttttagacCTTTAACATATCTCATGGAATGACattattttgtaactttttgtattttaagtttataCTTCATGAAAATTAGATATGAGTTGtaacttatgttttttttaaaatttattttatacatttagtCTTAACTTTTGTTtagctttttgtttttttggctTATATTTTACAATTTTGTTTATCCTTTGTAACATTATCTTTTTTGTAGCATCTTTTTTCAACATTATGTTTTACATAATATTTCATTTGTATATTTacagtttttagttttttgctttctacaatatttttaataaacttttttttttttattttttttttgtaaagttttgtATCACATATATCTtattcaattttcttttcgttagtaattttttattctcttttgatttttgagtttgtttttaagttattttataaaagaattagagttgtacccgcgcgttgcagcggggaataagaaaaaaacgccggtggtttgatggtggtttgtggggcggcggcgatgaaaaagaaaaaaaaataagccggcgacagtggatggtggtttgatggtggtttttggggcagtggtggatggtgtttatgggggataTCGTACATAaaaggtggattgcggcggtggatggtggtatttggggcggtggtggattgTGTTTatgggggagaaaatcagagaaggggggagggagagaaaatcgaaAATtggatgaacgtatgtgtgtgtaatgagcgtgatggagaaaaaatagggtagtgtaaattagaagggcataaaagacattttaaaggtagatgTGTTAAAAGAGGTGAGGTAGTTTACttattaatggagtatagataGTATTTGATATGTGACAACTTTATTTATTGTATTAGTTGtttttatattgaattaaatGAATATCACctgtttttaaaaagtttatggtTCTATTCCTGGCACTCGGCGCATGTCTTTGATCAACAACAGTTCCGTCACTTTTACTCATACACATCAACGCTCTTCTAATACCCGATGCCGCCCATTCCGGGCTACCTAGTTAGGAAAAAAGCAAAATAATATTGGGGATTTATGAATTTCTAGGGTTTTACAACTTTCAAAATGTAAGCTGCTTTTCACTTCTCTACCAAACCATCGATCCACCATAccaaattatccatataataataatcataatcataatcgtagtagtagtagtagtagtaggaACAATGTTTACTTCGTTCAGTTTTTAAATGGTGAATTGAAAGAGGAAGTCCTTTCAAAAGCAAAAATAATGTGAAAGAATTGGGGATTTTTATGAAATTCTAGGGTTTTACAACTTTCACTGCTTCTTCATCTTCTCTACCAAACCATCGATCCACCATTCCAGATTAgccatatataataataatagtagtagtagtagtaggaACAATAAGTAGATAACAATGTTTACTTTGTTTCAGTTTTTAAATGGTGAATTGCAAGAGGAAGTCCTTTCAAAACATGATCTTCTAGAGTTGATTGAGCTAAAGCTTGTAAGCAAAACATGTCGACAAATGATTGAGTCGCCGACTTTTGCTATAGCTTACAATCAGAGACCTATAAGATGTGCTCCGGGTTACATAGTTGCTCAAGGTCTCACCGAATATTGGCAAACTTGAACTAATCAGAATATCAGATGGGATGGTCACGACGATACGCTTAGACGTTTTCCTACGAGCATATGTGCGTAAAGAAGGTAGTATATCTGTACTTGCTGCTTATGGTAGTCTTATTTTGTTAAGGGCCTTCACACAGCAGAATGGATGGCATTTATTAGTGTTTAACATACCATCTAGGCAATTTTACATTGTCCCTAGGCCTTCAGGTTTTGATATGGATTTCCAGATCAAACAACATATTAGGTTCTGTATTGAAGAGCCCCAATCCATCCCCCTTAGATTAGTGAACATGGAATGATTCTCATGCGTCCCCAAGAGGCATTTTTGGTGTCTGGCCCGTTTTACAAGAACCTGTCTCTTGATGAGGGACTGCCCGAATTCAACAATCCACCTTTTAATCACAATGATTTGGAACCGGGGGGTGGATGGCAGCACGAGATCTCTAAACATTATGGCAGAGATGGGTATGCAGTTCTCATGTTGAGACACACCAACCCGGCTTTTCAACATTATTTTCGTTTTCGTGCCATACGTTTGTTCAACATACGCAAGGATTGGAGTTCCTACGATCATGTGAGTTCTGTCCCACGAAGACTCCTCGGGAGATTACCGTATCGAGTAACACACGAATGCCATGTAGAACAGAATGGCACAAAAGTAAACATCATAATGGTAGTTGGCCAAGATCCTCTTGGCGACTCcgacgacgacgatgatgatgaggcagaggaggaggaggaggaggagggagAAGGAGGAGTTGGAGTTGCAGATGAAGAGGGAGTTGGTGTTGGAGATTTAAATCAAGTTGGAACAAATGGGGTTGGAGCCGAAGATTCAGATGAGGATCAAGATCAAACTGAGAATCAAGATCTTGATAATGGATATGCATCTGAAGATTgggatgatgaggatgaagaaGATATTGATATTGATGCTAGACATTGGAACTTGATGCATTTTATTTACGACATACCCACTCAAGAATGGACTAGCACATTTTTCAGTATGAGGGATTATGAGGATGTTGGCGACCCGGTATTCACCTCACGTCTTATGCTAGGGGTTATGGGTAAGGCTTACATTTCTATTTCTGTTCTCATAAACTTTAAATTTTCATATGGTTCCTAAGAAGCCCGAACAGGGCTTATACTATCCAAATTTGGGTCCAAAGCATGGCCCAAAAGTCCAAGACCATTCTTGTTACTTTGGTAATTCTTCATGCTATGTATACTGCTTgagtgtaaaagttacttacaaaCATTGTATTTTTGCTAGAACTTTTATCCATCCCTTTATATTTTTCAATGAACAAGTGCATAGAAGCATTGGACATCTATTTGTAGTAAACTGTTCCGGACTTGAACCGAGTTTGGCCAATCGGCCCAAAAATGTCAAAAAACCTGACCGAACAGGACCTGGctttcaaatttatatttttaaggaTCGAAGCAGGCCAAATTTGGACTAGGTCGGGCCAGTTTTGTCCATCTCTAGTTAACTTGTTGGTATAATATAACTCCTGTAATCATAATCAATTTAGAAGATGCTTCCTTTTGGACAAATAGTGTATTGCTAGAATGCATGATAATATGTATGCATAGCTATCTACCTAATTGAGTTTGTTTCCTACTAGTGCAGGTTTAAGTTGATTAATTCAAGTATCAAGAGAGAAGATTAGACACTGAACTATTAATTCAAGTATCAAGATTAGACATATGAAGTAGAGGCCCATGGATCCAAGTTCCAAccacttttgtttcttttaacaGATTATTTAAAAGAAGTTTCTAGTCATCAAAAACCTGTTCGATTTATGTTGAATTCCTGCTGTCAACTTGAATCGGCTTGAAACATTTTGTTTGTTAGAGAGAATTCCTGGATTCGTAGTGAACTGCTTTTGTTATTTGATCGTTTACTTGTGAATGAACATCAATCTGGGTTATGTTTATCACtaatgggtcaaaagtcaccCAGAGTGTCCATTTTATCCTCAtagccttgtatttatttttaatcagaTGTTCTATTATCATTCAAGTCGTATTCAAGATGATACCTATGCACAGAGCTACAGAAGCGATTAAAAGTGGACATCTAAAGTTTGCAGGTCAACCTACTGGATGGCAACCGAACTAAAGAATATCAACTGCCTAACCCGTAATTTTTTCATCAAACCACTTTTCATGAAAAAGACACGCTATATGTACCTGATGGCAGCAGATTATAATTAGAGAAGATCGATTACTCGCCCAAGAATCCCAGGAAACAGACTACACCATTCGATACATGACCCTGCATTATATTTAGTGTGCACTGCTGCGAATGTCCACATTAAACGCCCCACCTGCAGATCAACAGATTCAATCAATATAAGATAAGTGgagttcaaattttttttataaaaaaaaaaaaaaaaaccccaaagtACTTATAGAATTCATTACCAACATAACTTTGTAAATTTTTACGAAATGAAGCAATAGCAAAAGCTTGATCACTTCCACCTGCATCTCAGATCCACCTTTCCACACCAGATTGACCTTGTAGTGAAACCCCATGCATCAGCTGATTAGGAATGATACACTTTTTCAATAACACCTTATTTATTTGACAAATGTTACGCCACACCCCATATGATTGGCTTCCGCAAGTGACCAGACTGCTATCAGAATCATTACCATGTAGTGCAGTACTCACACGCCTCCACAGTCTAGTAGGCTCGGTCTGATAATGCCAAAACCATTTAACCAACAAACTTATGTACATATCCGAAAGTCAGTCGCACTAGGTGTGACCACCCATTACACTCAATTGATTTTTCTATTTCTTCCACCTTTTCTCTATTGCAGCAATTTGATTTATCACCCATTGAGGAGCCTTAAAGCATCAAGACAACTGGTTCTCCACTGTACTAATCACCGAGGCCCAACTCTTAATTCTGTTCATATTTTCACCAATGGTatacctatataaacaaatggGATCACCCCCATGACAATTGTGTGCCCAATATAGCatgttaaaaatagaaataaaaacatAGTTGGAATGCTGGATATATGATTTGGTAATTTTAGTTTGCTTTGTAAATCATCAAGGTAAGTTTCAAAAACACATGAAATCAGAAAGGTGTGTGTGACAAACCTTGAGAAGATTAAGAACCTTTTCACAAATATACTTTTGCTGAATGGTTGCACACTTGCACCACGTTGTTGCAATTTGTCTGGGTGCACACAAAGAGTGGCTTTTCTGTAAGCCTTCTTTACGGCAGCAGTAGTAATGACTTCAGTTCAAGGAATTGGCTGCCATCCATTATCAGATCCAAGAATCTTAAAAAGTATAGACCTTATCTTAGAAAGTGAACGAGTGTGTAATTGTAAGGATGTTAATGTTAGAAGCCACTAGACGGATAAAACATGTGTAGGCTATTGAAAAACTAACCACCAATTAGCACACAAGTGTGATGATCCAGTAGACTGGTCAAAGACTTTGCACGGATTTAaggatacatacatacatattgtAATGTCTAAAGTAATCGCCTTGCTTCCCGCTAGACCATCTTTTCATCAAGACTTTCAGCTAATCTCTGTACATTACACAGATACAATAAGGGAATTATACACAAATGCAAAACTTATAAAATCACTTGAGTTCAAGAAATATACACTTCTTTCTGCTTAATCTTTTTGAGCAACAAGATCCCTCGTATTCTTTTCAGTCCCTCGTATTCTTTTCAGCCAAAGCTTTTGCCTAAAACCATATCTGGAAGTTAGGAAGAGACGACTAAACAAGGTGGTGggaactaaaaaataaaatgaaaccaTACAAAGAAACAATGACCACAAGAGTCAAGTTTGCTCTTGAATTTGAAAAAGGCTATCCTATGGCTTTCGACTCATCTGACCCGTTTGCTCTTATAGATTTTAGACCTAAATAATGACCACAAGAGTCAAGTTAGTAGGTAAACAGGTCAAAACTGAGGCTTCcacattttcaaacaaaaaaacatccTTTGTACTTTTACTTCACAACCTGCTTACCACTCTACAGTCTGAGAATATCTGGATCCACTGTATGACCCTGCAAGATCCTGTTATTTACCATCTCATCAGTCAGGATTCAGGAAGCACTTAAGAAATAGAATAGCAATATAACTGACAGATACTCACAGTGGGCAAAGAATTGTCTCATTACACTATTTTTGTAATGAAAGAACTTATCGGCACCAGATCTTTCTGCTCTTTCTCAAGCCTCAGCAGTTGCTTTTTCTAATCTTTCTCGAGCCTCTGCCAGGGATCTTCTCTGAACTCTGCAGTTGCTCTTTCTACAGCAGCTCTTTCTGCTCTCTCCCTGGTTTCAGAAAAGGCCCTTTCACGAGCTTCAAGAGTAACTCGTGGGTTGGGGACCCTAACTGATACCAACGCTCGTGAAGATATTTAAAATGCCACTTATCCAAACCCGCCAACCATCCGGAAAACCGATATGAACAATAAATGAATCCACATTGAAAGGAAGGTCGTACCATGAACAGATTCAGAGTGCTGAGCAGCAAAGAATCTTTTGACCTCCCATTCGATAATGGCGTGCTTAACAACCCAGTCACCATCCATATCGAGACCAACAATGCGGGACTTGGCAATGGAATTTTCATCCCCCAAACCAGCCCAACTGATTCTAGACTTTTGACAAAGGTAATATTCCACTTTCATACATAATCTCTCATCTATTTCATCATTCGTGAGTGACCGAGTTTCCATGACTTCATCAAAGAAATCCAATGTGTCCTTTAAGTCTTGAAGACCATTACCCACACCCCTGTGAGCTTTCTGCAATCGTTTTGTTTCCCTTTTGACATGTCTTAATTTTGCCATCAATTATCTATGCACAGGGCCATCAGAAAAAAACGCAAGCAGTGCATTCTTAACCATCTCATCAAAGCCCAATAGACTTTACCAAGAGTTAAAAAACCGGAAAGGGGATAGGACCGAAACCAGATGAGTCAGAGCAAAAAATAACCGGGCTAATGATCCGATAGACCGCGGGGTAACGCCCTATATAAGGCTTCAGGCCAAAGTTGTGAAACCCTGTTACAAACACGAATCCGATCAATTCTACTTAACTTTTCACCTCTGCACAAGTGAACTTAGAATTATTCTCTTAGCTACCAAGCTTTTGAGAGTTCCCAAGATGCACGCTCCCATCAGAAGACTCTTTGTTACACATGTCACGAGATGCCCCACCTCCATCAATCGTTCCAACCGGTGGACAAAAACTATTAACCCAATTGGGACACCAAAGATCATGGTCCGTAGTGACCCAAATATTACAGGACAAGTTAACCCAAAACACATCAACACCCACATCCATCCGGGCAGATTGGGATGTGAGAATGAAAATTCGGGCTGCAGAAAAAGCATTACCTACCAAGGGCGCTTTCGAATTTAGAAGAGTTCCACCAAATATGTTGCCAATTTCAACGAACTGAGTAGACAACCAAACCTCTTGCCAATTACAGCGATCAAAGAGagaagatttttataaaaaaaggttCGACTGGTTGAATATGAAGACAGAATCGATAGGCATTTCTCAAACCCTAGCTAATTCAATACAACCAGCATTCTTGGTGGTCCAATACCAAAATTCACCCTCATCACAGGAGCAAACGAGATCCTCTGGTATCCGGTCAAAGAAAGATCAACACGATAGATTCAGTGTGCCCTGTGAGTGTCCTCATTGAGCACCCCGACTGCACAAGCACGAATGCAATCAAATACATTTGACTCATAATCACTGACGTATTAACATATTCATGCATCATTTTGACAACGAAACGCCAGAGTTTACTAATTTTTAGGTCACAAGATTGCCAGTTTATTACTGCTAACAAAAAGTCATGCAAAACTAAagaacttatatataattaattttttttttttagactATTAGTATAGATTTTGTAATCAGTTGATCATATTGATTCAAATTAAGCAGTCAAGAATACACAAAAGCCTGTTTAACATTAAGACAGAAAAACATCAGATTCCATTGgtgaataaatataaaaaataagataaaacaaCACATATAATAAATGGATCAAACGAGCAGTGAAAAACTAATAGAAACAAAGAGAGGAAGGACCTTTTTCGCTAATTGCATGATTCCCAGATAAAGGAAGGACCTTTAATGAAATAGATCAGAAGGGATTGATTCAATTAATGTGGAAGTAGGAAGGAAACTTTCTAACTGATCATTTAATTGGTCAGAGAAGAAACGGGAGTGTGATAAGATTGAAGTGAAAGTCTAAAGTCAAACTTTGTGTACCTTTAAGAGCATGGAACATGGGGATCGGATTTGGCATCGTCGTTATCACCACATCGTTTTTGGGTTTACGGCTTAGGGTTTAATGTTCATTGCCCCGCTCTAGAGTCTAGATTTTGGGGTATGGGTTCGCGAAGGGGATTGGCATGACTAATGTGGTGTCCAGAACATCGTTTCCCCCTCCCGGTTTTCGGGGTTTCGGGATTAAGGCTTGGGGTTTGCGGCGTAAGACATAGATTTAAGGGATAAAGTTGTGACGCTTAGGGTGTAGGGCTTGGAGCTTAGGCTTAAGGTTTCGGATTTCTGTTTTGTGACTCCGGACTTGGGGTTTTGCATTGTCTTAAATATTTACTCACACTGAGATCACAAATCAATTCAAACAAACAATAACTGTACACGAGGAATTGAATAGCACATCAACTCAAATCACAACATAATCACTTTCATTTCATAAAAAGTACCAAACAAAGgtacataaatacataaaccAAGTTTGCcgtgcaaaaaaaaaaaaaaaaaaaaaaggaaaacataaACCAAGTTATTTAAATAGTAATGAAACCTAACTAGTAATAAATTGGTAAAAACCTTAAACCACTGTAAGAGTGGATTTAAATAAAGCAGTGTCTCATGTATTGACTATAGGGTTCAGCAGATTTGAGCAAGACTTCACTTGACTCGTCAAGATCCTTGATTAGAACAGATCCTCCTTTCACACTGGCCACCGTACCTATTAATTGGCAAACACCATAAAATCAAATGCCATGTTATTCTCAAAAAACTTACTTGTAAATAAGTTAGTTTGAATTAGATAAGTTAGTATCACAAACACTATCCATACTGTCAACAACCAAAACATGTACACAAAATTCAAAGTACTATGATCACAACACTTGAGTTTATTAGAGTTATATATGATTAGGTCTGGGTTTGAGACTTGTGCAGTCAATGGCCAATGGGAAGTCTTAATTAGACCAAATTAATTCATTTCCTCAAGATTATTTTAGTAATATAATGGTGAACCCGGCCATCCGAAATCTGAATCCGAAATTTTGGGTGGGGAATCGATTACTAGTTGTAATTGCCCATGCTTTTATCTTAACAAAGTTCTTAAACAGATGATTAATTTCCCATAAAGATTGTCAGGGGGAAAAACATGTTATGAATAACCAAAAGCGACCATGCCAGCGCATTTATGTCAATTAAAACTCATGGAAGTACCTCGCCTCAAATTAAAACAAGCCCAGCAGTTTGAGCCCGTGCAAATCAGGGCCACGGGTGTCATGAGAGTTAAGTTATATGTTTAGAGTCAGCACCCAATAGGTGTACAAGTGGTAATAGCATGCCGGTCCAAATTAATCCAGAAATCTCAGATATTTTTCAGTAGTAAAATGGTGAAACCCAAGTGAGTAGGGGTTAACAGTTACCAATCTCAAAAAATGAATCTGCTGCAGGGATTAGATTTTCGAGCAATGATTCAGCAGGCTCGTCAAGATCCTCTAGGGGGTGCTTGAAAAAGCATCCCTGTATCCCCATAGCTTTTGTACCTATTTAATTATCCAGCATAGAAATACAATGATGAGCAATTGGAAACTTTCAGCCGTCGATTTAAGGGGTTTGGAAAGGAATATAGGCAGTGGACTATATCAAACAGAACCCAAAAGTAATAACACGCTAGTAAAGAAGTAATACTAAGAGATTTCAAATAAGTATGTGCATGTAAATGAACGTATGTGTTTATGTTGATTGGCATTTTGGCATGCGGCGAGGTCCTCCAACTAGACCCAAGAAGAGTCTAGGAAtggatttaatttaaaat
The sequence above is drawn from the Erigeron canadensis isolate Cc75 chromosome 4, C_canadensis_v1, whole genome shotgun sequence genome and encodes:
- the LOC122595789 gene encoding uncharacterized protein LOC122595789 isoform X2 produces the protein MILMRPQEAFLVSGPFYKNLSLDEGLPEFNNPPFNHNDLEPGGGWQHEISKHYGRDGYAVLMLRHTNPAFQHYFRFRAIRLFNIRKDWSSYDHVSSVPRRLLGRLPYRVTHECHVEQNGTKVNIIMVVGQDPLGDSDDDDDDEAEEEEEEEGEGGVGVADEEGVGVGDLNQVGTNGVGAEDSDEDQDQTENQDLDNGYASEDWDDEDEEDIDIDARHWNLMHFIYDIPTQEWTSTFFSMRDYEDVGDPVFTSRLMLGVMVQV
- the LOC122595789 gene encoding uncharacterized protein LOC122595789 isoform X1, yielding MILMRPQEAFLVSGPFYKNLSLDEGLPEFNNPPFNHNDLEPGGGWQHEISKHYGRDGYAVLMLRHTNPAFQHYFRFRAIRLFNIRKDWSSYDHVSSVPRRLLGRLPYRVTHECHVEQNGTKVNIIMVVGQDPLGDSDDDDDDEAEEEEEEEGEGGVGVADEEGVGVGDLNQVGTNGVGAEDSDEDQDQTENQDLDNGYASEDWDDEDEEDIDIDARHWNLMHFIYDIPTQEWTSTFFSMRDYEDVGDPVFTSRLMLGVMGLS
- the LOC122598022 gene encoding uncharacterized protein LOC122598022 isoform X2: MDVQLQPLQKEEKLRKEKKKQAGSKPVVNPVAGSSRATATGTKAMGIQGCFFKHPLEDLDEPAESLLENLIPAADSFFEIGTVASVKGGSVLIKDLDESSEVLLKSAEPYSQYMRHCFI